TCGTGCGCAGTCGATGATCCTTGCCGAGTAGCTTCAGAACGTTCTTAGTGTCCATCACACAGATGCCAGCTAAACCCTCCAGCGTTGAGCACTTGGACTGCAGCACCTTCAGTTTGGCGCCGTGCAAGTCCAGTTTGACCAATTTCCGGCTGAACTCCTCGTAGCGAGCATCGTGCACCTGAGGCACCTGCGCACCTTCCCGTAGCCTCAGATGCTCGCGCACATAGCCCTTCCAGAGTTGATGAAGTGGCAGTGCCTCCTCGTATTTCATCTGCTTGGTCGGAAGAGTATTCAAGCCCAGTGCCGCATATTC
This portion of the Drosophila santomea strain STO CAGO 1482 chromosome 3L, Prin_Dsan_1.1, whole genome shotgun sequence genome encodes:
- the LOC120450487 gene encoding ribonuclease P protein subunit p29, giving the protein MDHATSDLKEFITDLVIPHQRCNVNIIPDHITMLEGTKIKKQLSRKRRAHKSSTLNRREYAALGLNTLPTKQMKYEEALPLHQLWKGYVREHLRLREGAQVPQVHDARYEEFSRKLVKLDLHGAKLKVLQSKCSTLEGLAGICVMDTKNVLKLLGKDHRLRTIPKSECVFGLKVGNMEFTIFGQHLNIRPAERSVKKIKSFVQPFM